A single region of the Phaenicophaeus curvirostris isolate KB17595 chromosome 4, BPBGC_Pcur_1.0, whole genome shotgun sequence genome encodes:
- the SGMS2 gene encoding phosphatidylcholine:ceramide cholinephosphotransferase 2 encodes MNTIETAKLEEHMEGQNNENSNGYSRPALSVSEENKSGPSKPKGLSNGLRKTAKKYPDYIQIAMPAESRNKFPLEWWKTGIAFVYALFNLILTTVMITVVHERVPPKEQSPPLPDKFFDYIDRVKWAFSVSEINGMILVGLWIFQWLFLRYKSIVGRRFFFIIGTLYLYRCITMYVTTLPVPGMHFQCAPKLNGDSQAKVQRILRLISGGGLSITGSHILCGDFLFSGHTVVLTLIYLFIKEYSPRHFWWYHLICWLMSAAGIICILVAHEHYTVDVIIAYYITTRLFWWYHSMANEKTLKVSSQTNFLSRAWWYPIFYFFEKNVQGSVPCSFSWPISWPPSCFKSSCKKYSRVQKTGEDNEKST; translated from the exons ATGAATACCATTGAGACAGCAAAGCTTGAAGAGCATATGGAGGgtcaaaacaatgaaaattctAATGGCTACTCACGACCTGCTCTCTCAGTCAGTGAAGAGAATAAAAGTGGCCCTAGCAAACCAAAGGGTTTGTCTAATGGCTTGcgaaaaacagcaaagaaatatcCTGATTACATCCAGATTGCTATGCCTGCTGAGTCTAGGAACAAATTTCCCCTGGAATGGTGGAAAACGGGCATTGCCTTTGTCTATGCTCTCTTCAACTTGATTCTAACAACTGTCATGATCACTGTGGTCCATGAGAGAGTACCTCCAAAGGAGCAAAGCCCTCCCTTGCCTGACAAATTTTTTGATTACATTGATCGTGTGAAGTGGGCTTTTTCTGTATCAGAAATAAATGGAATGATACTAGTTGGATTATGGATATTTCAGTGGTTGTTTCTTAGGTACAA ATCTATAGTGGGACGCAGGTTCTTTTTTATAATAGGAACTTTGTATCTATACCGCTGTATTACTATGTACGTTACCACCTTACCTGTGCCTGGAATGCATTTTCAGTGTGCGCCAAAG TTGAATGGAGATTCTCAGGCAAAGGTTCAGAGGATCCTGAGACTGATTTCTGGTGGTGGTCTATCCATAACTGGATCGCACATCTTGTGTGGAGACTTCCTGTTTAGTGGTCACACTGTGGTATTAACGCTGATCTACCTGTTCATCAAAGAGT ATTCACCACGTCATTTCTGGTGGTATCACTTAATCTGCTGGCTAATGAGTGCTGCTGGCATAATCTGTATCCTCGTCGCTCATGAACACTATACTGTAGATGTCATCATTGCTTACTACATCACCACACGGCTTTTCTGGTGGTACCACTCAATGGCTAATGAAAAG ACTTTAAAGGTCTCTTCGCAGACGAACTTTCTCTCTCGAGCATGGTGGTAtccaatattttatttctttgagaaGAATGTGCAAGGATCTGTTCCTTGTAGCTTTTCTTGGCCGATCTCTTGGCCTCCCAGCTGCTTCAAGTCTTCATGCAAGAAGTATTCACGGGTTCAGAAGACAGGAGAGGACAATGAAAAGTCTACTTGA